A window from Pseudonocardia cypriaca encodes these proteins:
- a CDS encoding helix-turn-helix domain-containing protein gives MQDDRRDVEAFYVEFGRRLRAARTVAGMSQEALGIRVGLNRTSISNIEKGRQRILLHQLPQLADSLQTTIDTLLPLAMHQPDVMSEIPEDAQQWVRSIIANDSTAASTDE, from the coding sequence GTGCAGGATGATCGCCGCGATGTCGAGGCGTTCTACGTCGAGTTCGGCCGCCGCCTCCGTGCCGCCCGCACGGTTGCCGGAATGAGCCAGGAGGCACTGGGCATCCGTGTCGGACTGAACCGGACGTCTATCAGCAATATCGAGAAGGGGCGACAGCGCATCCTCCTTCATCAATTGCCGCAGCTCGCAGACAGCCTCCAAACCACGATCGACACTCTCTTACCATTGGCAATGCATCAACCAGACGTCATGTCAGAAATACCAGAAGATGCGCAACAGTGGGTTAGGTCGATCATCGCCAACGACTCAACGGCGGCCTCAACTGATGAGTAA
- a CDS encoding ImmA/IrrE family metallo-endopeptidase, giving the protein MSKRATKAAEAFLEAHGIGKIPVDVERLARKAGALLRRQEFEDGDVSGILLREDGRPPIIGVNASQAGVRQRFTIAHELGHLALHPGRLVILDRPMRVNARDSISATATSREEIEANTFAADILMPERLVRAHLQTLPERFRRDSDASTEWLANEFNVSIAAMGFRLMNLGVTT; this is encoded by the coding sequence ATGAGTAAGCGCGCGACGAAAGCTGCGGAGGCATTTCTTGAGGCGCACGGAATCGGCAAGATTCCTGTCGATGTGGAACGCCTGGCTCGGAAGGCGGGAGCATTGCTCAGGAGGCAGGAATTCGAAGATGGCGACGTGTCAGGGATCCTACTCCGCGAAGACGGCAGGCCTCCGATAATCGGAGTGAATGCCTCGCAGGCTGGCGTGCGCCAGCGGTTCACGATCGCCCACGAACTGGGGCACCTTGCTCTCCATCCCGGTCGCCTAGTGATCCTCGATCGACCAATGCGCGTGAACGCTCGTGACAGCATATCGGCGACGGCAACGAGCCGGGAGGAGATTGAGGCGAATACTTTCGCCGCCGATATTCTCATGCCGGAGCGACTCGTTCGAGCTCATCTCCAGACCCTCCCTGAGCGATTTCGTCGCGACTCCGACGCGAGTACAGAATGGCTGGCCAACGAGTTCAACGTGAGCATCGCCGCGATGGGTTTTCGCCTCATGAACCTTGGCGTGACCACTTAG
- a CDS encoding threonine/serine ThrE exporter family protein, which produces MTRGERFTRRVRSKIRREAQGLLHAGPPTVQLMRPLGPKVPDDARVQQVLDLCMRVGEVLLSSGESVDETTRTMMRLAAAAGLSAVDVDITFSSITMCCHRGMAAAPVTSMRLVRYRALDLTRLEEVAEIVERVERAELDVEAASAELSDAVSAPHPYPRWVATAGWAGLAASVALLLGAAPITALAAFFVTGLIDRLGRLLNRWGLPSFFRQVVGGLVGTGGTLVLFAAGVIPPGTRPSLVVAASITVLLSGLSVVGTVQDAISSYYVTSAGRVMEIALLSAGLLTGVVLALKIGFAFGVVLEVAGELPTGAGRFSLSVVAAAMAAASFSLAGYARWRPLLAAGLAGAAGWGTYGALTQILEIGPVAATGAAAVVVGIATGLLRRGGGISPLVVTLAGITPLLPGFTAYRGFYQLAVEGLADGLVTVTVALGIGLALAAGVAFGDFVARPRRPGTPAVTESAPSEPDRQ; this is translated from the coding sequence ATGACACGAGGCGAACGGTTCACCCGCCGGGTCCGCAGCAAGATCCGCCGCGAGGCGCAGGGGTTGCTGCACGCGGGGCCACCCACGGTGCAGCTGATGCGGCCGCTCGGCCCGAAGGTGCCGGACGACGCGCGGGTGCAGCAGGTGCTCGACCTGTGCATGCGCGTGGGTGAGGTGCTGCTCTCGAGCGGCGAGAGCGTGGACGAGACCACGCGGACGATGATGCGGCTGGCCGCCGCGGCCGGGCTCTCGGCCGTCGACGTCGACATCACGTTCAGCTCGATCACGATGTGCTGCCACCGGGGCATGGCGGCGGCGCCGGTCACGTCCATGCGCCTGGTCCGGTACCGCGCGCTCGACCTGACGCGGCTGGAGGAGGTCGCCGAGATCGTCGAGCGGGTGGAGCGGGCCGAGCTCGACGTCGAGGCGGCCTCGGCCGAGCTCTCCGACGCGGTGAGCGCCCCGCACCCGTACCCGCGGTGGGTCGCAACGGCCGGGTGGGCCGGGCTCGCCGCATCCGTCGCGCTCCTCCTCGGCGCCGCACCGATCACCGCACTCGCGGCGTTCTTCGTCACCGGGCTGATCGACCGGCTCGGCCGGCTGCTCAACCGGTGGGGGCTGCCGTCGTTCTTCCGGCAGGTGGTCGGGGGGCTGGTCGGTACCGGGGGCACGCTGGTGCTGTTCGCGGCGGGCGTGATCCCACCGGGCACCCGACCGTCCCTGGTGGTGGCGGCGAGCATCACCGTGTTGCTGTCGGGGCTGTCGGTCGTCGGCACCGTGCAGGACGCGATCTCGAGCTACTACGTCACGTCCGCGGGCCGGGTGATGGAGATCGCGCTGCTCTCAGCGGGGCTGCTCACCGGCGTGGTGCTCGCGCTGAAGATCGGGTTCGCGTTCGGGGTCGTGCTGGAGGTGGCCGGTGAGCTGCCCACCGGCGCGGGGCGGTTCAGCCTGTCCGTGGTGGCGGCGGCGATGGCCGCGGCCTCGTTCTCGCTCGCCGGGTACGCGCGGTGGCGGCCGCTGCTCGCCGCGGGCCTCGCAGGCGCGGCCGGATGGGGCACCTACGGGGCGCTCACCCAGATCCTGGAGATCGGGCCGGTCGCGGCCACCGGCGCCGCGGCCGTCGTCGTGGGGATCGCCACCGGCCTGCTGCGCCGTGGCGGCGGCATCTCGCCGCTCGTCGTCACGCTCGCCGGCATCACCCCGCTGCTGCCGGGCTTCACGGCCTACCGCGGCTTCTACCAGCTGGCCGTCGAGGGTCTCGCCGACGGCCTGGTCACCGTCACGGTCGCGCTCGGCATCGGGCTGGCGCTGGCCGCCGGCGTCGCGTTCGGCGATTTCGTGGCGCGGCCGCGCCGTCCGGGTACTCCCGCTGTGACCGAATCGGCACCATCGGAGCCCGACCGGCAGTAG
- a CDS encoding alpha,alpha-trehalose-phosphate synthase (UDP-forming), whose protein sequence is MPSGSTQSADFVVVANRLPVDLEKLPDGTQRWKRSPGGLVTALEPMLRSRDGAWVGWPGLPDADVEPLVEDGLHLHPVGLSAQEVEEYYEGFSNGTLWPLYHDVVAPPAFHRHWWQTYVRVNQRFAEVVAQVAAKGATVWVQDYQLQLLPAALRELRPDLRIGFFLHIPFPPTELFMQLPWRKHIVEGLLGADLVGFHTPGGARNFRWLATRLAGANPGHGRTEVMVGDRTVKLGAFPISIDSGNLDRLSRNPDVLERAKQIRADLGDPERVVLGVDRLDYTKGIDVRLRAFEELLVEDRISPEDTVMIQLATPSRERVEHYQKMRNDIEQSVGRINGEYARVGHPAVHYLHQSLPREELVAFFVAADVMLVTPLRDGMNLVAKEYVACRHDNGGVLVLSEFAGAALELKDAILVNPHDTDGVKNALHAALTIDPDEGRRRMRALRRQVLSHDVDRWARTFLDALGLPPADEA, encoded by the coding sequence ATGCCGTCAGGCTCCACGCAGTCCGCCGATTTCGTCGTCGTGGCCAACCGGCTGCCAGTCGATCTCGAGAAGCTGCCCGACGGCACCCAGCGCTGGAAGCGCAGCCCTGGTGGTCTCGTCACGGCTCTCGAACCGATGCTCCGCAGCCGCGACGGCGCGTGGGTCGGCTGGCCGGGCCTGCCCGACGCGGACGTCGAGCCGCTCGTGGAGGACGGGCTGCACCTGCACCCCGTCGGCCTCTCGGCGCAGGAGGTCGAGGAGTACTACGAGGGCTTCTCCAACGGCACCCTGTGGCCGCTCTACCACGACGTGGTCGCCCCACCCGCGTTCCACCGGCACTGGTGGCAGACCTACGTGCGGGTCAACCAGCGGTTCGCCGAGGTCGTGGCGCAGGTCGCCGCGAAGGGCGCCACGGTCTGGGTGCAGGACTACCAGCTCCAGCTGCTCCCGGCCGCGCTGCGCGAGCTGCGGCCCGACCTGCGCATCGGGTTCTTCCTGCACATCCCCTTCCCACCCACCGAGCTGTTCATGCAGCTCCCGTGGCGCAAGCACATCGTGGAGGGCCTCCTCGGTGCCGACCTCGTCGGCTTCCACACCCCCGGCGGCGCCCGCAACTTCCGCTGGCTCGCCACGAGGCTCGCCGGCGCCAACCCGGGCCATGGCCGCACCGAGGTCATGGTGGGCGACCGCACGGTCAAGCTCGGGGCGTTCCCGATCTCGATCGACTCCGGCAACCTGGACCGGTTGTCCCGCAACCCGGACGTCCTGGAGCGCGCGAAGCAGATCCGCGCCGACCTCGGCGACCCGGAGCGGGTCGTGCTCGGCGTCGACCGCCTCGACTACACCAAGGGCATCGACGTGCGGTTGCGCGCGTTCGAGGAGCTGCTCGTCGAGGACCGGATCAGTCCCGAGGACACGGTGATGATCCAGCTGGCCACACCGAGCCGGGAGCGCGTCGAGCACTACCAGAAGATGCGCAACGACATCGAGCAGTCCGTGGGCCGGATCAACGGCGAGTACGCGCGGGTCGGGCACCCGGCTGTGCACTACCTGCACCAGTCGCTCCCGCGGGAGGAGCTGGTCGCGTTCTTCGTGGCCGCCGACGTCATGCTCGTCACGCCTCTGCGCGACGGGATGAACCTGGTCGCCAAGGAGTACGTGGCCTGCCGCCACGACAACGGCGGCGTCCTCGTGCTGTCGGAATTCGCGGGCGCAGCCCTCGAGCTCAAGGACGCGATACTGGTCAACCCGCACGACACCGACGGCGTCAAGAACGCGCTCCACGCCGCCCTCACCATCGACCCGGACGAGGGCCGCCGGCGGATGCGCGCGCTGCGCAGGCAGGTGCTGAGCCACGACGTCGACCGGTGGGCGCGCACGTTCCTCGACGCGCTCGGCCTCCCGCCCGCGGACGAGGCCTGA
- the otsB gene encoding trehalose-phosphatase: MTDLEAAVQALAGVPRLLVALDFDGVLAPIVPVPSEARPLPESAAAMEELAALPGTTVALLSGRGRADLAAVSGFGSPVRLIGSHGSEFDADGSSLLDDEQRERLDRLAAELRQLVDGEPGVTLEAKPAGVAVHVRNAPPDVGTRVLDAVRAGPATWHGIEATPGKAVLDLSVARMDKGAALELLREGEAADAVLFAGDDVTDETVFARLRPGDVGVKVGPGDTAAQHRVDAPPDITALLQQLVEARRRRSES, translated from the coding sequence ATGACCGACCTCGAGGCGGCCGTTCAGGCGCTCGCCGGTGTCCCCCGCCTGCTCGTGGCACTCGACTTCGACGGGGTGCTCGCCCCGATCGTCCCCGTCCCGTCGGAGGCGCGGCCGCTCCCGGAGAGCGCGGCGGCGATGGAGGAGCTGGCAGCCCTGCCCGGCACCACGGTCGCGTTGCTGTCGGGCCGCGGGCGGGCCGACCTGGCCGCCGTCTCCGGCTTCGGAAGCCCGGTCCGGTTGATCGGCAGCCACGGCAGCGAGTTCGACGCCGACGGCTCCTCCCTGCTCGACGACGAGCAGCGCGAGCGTCTCGATCGGCTGGCGGCCGAGCTGCGGCAGCTCGTCGACGGCGAGCCGGGCGTCACGCTGGAGGCCAAGCCCGCGGGCGTGGCCGTGCACGTCCGGAACGCGCCGCCCGACGTCGGCACCCGCGTGCTCGACGCCGTGCGCGCCGGCCCGGCCACGTGGCACGGGATCGAGGCCACCCCTGGGAAGGCCGTGCTCGACCTGTCCGTCGCCCGGATGGACAAGGGCGCGGCGCTCGAGCTGCTCCGCGAGGGCGAGGCCGCCGACGCCGTGCTGTTCGCGGGCGACGACGTCACCGACGAGACGGTGTTCGCCCGCCTGCGGCCGGGCGACGTCGGTGTGAAGGTCGGGCCGGGTGACACGGCCGCGCAGCACCGGGTGGACGCGCCGCCGGACATCACCGCGCTGCTGCAGCAGCTGGTCGAGGCCCGCAGGCGACGTTCCGAGTCGTGA
- a CDS encoding TetR/AcrR family transcriptional regulator has protein sequence MPYHHGDLRRALLDTALEAIGEQGPAAVSLRDVARRAGVSHAAPTHHFRDKTGLLTALAAEGWSLLADSLEEAVRREDDFAELGVAYVVFATSHPAHFAVMRAPGLARADDPDLDAAMGRAREQLRSGVQRFEAGSTRDTDTTALTAWSLVHGLAALILEGAIPLKPDTDVTELARAVTARLRPPS, from the coding sequence ATGCCCTACCACCACGGTGACCTCCGCCGCGCCTTGCTCGACACCGCGCTCGAGGCCATCGGGGAGCAGGGCCCAGCAGCCGTCAGCCTCCGCGATGTCGCGCGCCGCGCCGGGGTCTCGCACGCCGCACCGACCCACCACTTCCGCGACAAGACCGGACTGCTCACGGCCCTCGCGGCCGAGGGCTGGTCGCTGCTCGCCGACTCGCTCGAGGAGGCGGTCAGGCGCGAGGACGACTTCGCCGAGCTCGGTGTCGCGTACGTGGTGTTCGCGACCTCGCACCCCGCCCACTTCGCCGTGATGCGGGCCCCCGGACTCGCGCGGGCCGACGACCCCGACCTGGATGCCGCGATGGGCCGCGCGCGTGAGCAGCTGCGATCCGGCGTGCAGCGGTTCGAGGCGGGCAGCACGCGCGACACCGACACCACGGCGCTGACCGCGTGGTCGCTCGTCCACGGCCTCGCCGCCCTGATCCTGGAAGGCGCGATCCCGCTGAAGCCGGACACGGACGTGACGGAACTCGCCAGGGCGGTGACGGCCCGCCTGCGCCCGCCCTCCTGA
- a CDS encoding LacI family DNA-binding transcriptional regulator, with the protein MAGPTNVRRPATLASLAAELGVSRTTVSNAYNRPDQLSAPLRARVLEAARRLGYPGPDPVARSLRTRKAGAVGLLLTEALSYAFRDPAATGFLEGLALACEQAGQGLLLVPVSPDQADVTAVHQAGVDGFVVYSVREDDPHFLAVLERPVPTVVCDQPMGVEGVDRVGVDDRAGMLALTRHLTGLGHRRVGVLCMRLAAGHNDGPASPERQANATYPVQRDRLAGICDGLAEVGVDWADVPVHERFEHSVDAGQDAAAAMLAAHPDITALVCTSDILALGALRHAADRDLNVPDQLTITGFDGVPEAERAGLTTVRQPVLEKGRVAGELLLERGERNRPRRVTLPTELVVGTTSGRPRVEERFFSGW; encoded by the coding sequence ATGGCCGGGCCCACCAACGTCCGCCGTCCCGCGACTCTCGCCTCGCTCGCTGCCGAACTCGGTGTATCGCGGACGACGGTCTCGAACGCTTACAACCGTCCTGACCAGCTCTCGGCGCCCTTGCGGGCCCGCGTTCTGGAGGCGGCACGACGCCTCGGGTATCCGGGGCCCGACCCGGTCGCACGTTCGCTGCGCACCCGCAAGGCCGGTGCGGTCGGCCTGCTGCTCACCGAGGCGCTGTCGTACGCGTTCCGGGACCCGGCGGCCACCGGGTTCCTCGAAGGGCTCGCGCTCGCCTGCGAGCAGGCGGGCCAGGGACTGCTGTTGGTGCCGGTCAGCCCCGACCAGGCCGACGTCACCGCGGTGCACCAGGCGGGCGTCGACGGCTTCGTCGTCTACTCCGTGCGGGAGGACGACCCGCACTTCCTCGCCGTGCTCGAGCGGCCCGTGCCCACGGTCGTGTGCGACCAGCCGATGGGGGTCGAGGGCGTCGACCGGGTCGGCGTCGACGACCGGGCGGGGATGCTCGCGCTCACCCGGCATCTCACGGGGCTCGGCCACCGCCGGGTCGGGGTGCTGTGCATGCGCCTCGCCGCCGGCCACAACGACGGTCCCGCCAGCCCGGAGCGGCAGGCGAACGCCACCTACCCGGTGCAGCGCGACCGGCTCGCGGGGATCTGCGACGGGCTGGCCGAGGTGGGGGTCGACTGGGCCGACGTGCCCGTCCACGAGCGCTTCGAGCACAGCGTCGACGCCGGGCAGGACGCGGCCGCCGCGATGCTCGCGGCCCACCCCGACATCACCGCCCTGGTCTGCACCTCCGACATCCTCGCCCTCGGCGCGCTGCGCCACGCCGCCGATCGCGACCTCAACGTGCCCGACCAGCTCACGATCACCGGTTTCGACGGGGTGCCCGAGGCGGAACGGGCCGGGCTCACCACCGTTCGCCAGCCGGTGCTGGAGAAGGGCCGGGTGGCGGGCGAGCTGCTGCTGGAGCGCGGCGAGCGCAACCGCCCGCGCCGGGTGACCCTGCCCACCGAGCTGGTCGTCGGCACGACGAGCGGCCGCCCGCGGGTCGAGGAGCGCTTCTTCTCCGGTTGGTGA
- a CDS encoding metal ABC transporter solute-binding protein, Zn/Mn family codes for MPFRRAAVAALAVLTAAGCSSGTQTPAAAPPAADSALPVVASTNVYGSIVEAVGGDRVSVESLIDDPAADPHSYESTPADAAAVAKARLVVVNGGGYDDFLTRLVESSGATPTVVDVAAVSGLAPAEEPHADEPHAEEPHAEGDGHEHGEFNEHFWYSLPTVQKVATQIANDLAAADPADAAEYTANAQAFNSRVAELISRAEAVGKAQPGARVAVTEPVPGYLVQTAGLTDVTPHEFTEAIEEDTDPPAAVLQQTLALFSGDPVRALIVNAQTETPSTDQVRGAAQTARVPVVEMTETLPEGATDYVAWMGGQIDALAGALGTPPSGS; via the coding sequence ATGCCGTTCCGTCGCGCAGCCGTCGCCGCGCTCGCCGTGCTCACCGCCGCGGGCTGCAGCTCCGGCACCCAGACGCCCGCCGCCGCGCCACCCGCAGCCGACTCCGCGCTGCCGGTCGTCGCCTCCACGAACGTGTACGGCAGCATCGTCGAGGCCGTCGGTGGCGACCGCGTCAGCGTCGAATCGCTGATCGACGATCCCGCCGCCGACCCCCACTCGTACGAGAGCACGCCTGCGGATGCCGCGGCCGTCGCCAAGGCGCGGCTCGTCGTCGTCAACGGTGGTGGCTACGACGACTTCCTCACGCGGCTGGTCGAGTCGTCGGGCGCGACGCCGACCGTGGTGGACGTGGCCGCCGTCTCCGGGCTCGCGCCTGCCGAGGAGCCGCACGCCGACGAGCCGCACGCCGAGGAGCCGCACGCCGAAGGCGACGGGCACGAGCACGGCGAGTTCAACGAGCACTTCTGGTACAGCCTGCCCACCGTGCAGAAGGTCGCCACGCAGATCGCGAACGATCTCGCCGCCGCCGACCCGGCCGATGCCGCCGAGTACACGGCCAACGCGCAGGCCTTCAACTCCCGCGTGGCCGAGCTGATCAGCCGCGCAGAGGCCGTCGGCAAGGCGCAGCCGGGCGCCCGGGTGGCCGTCACCGAACCCGTCCCGGGCTACCTGGTGCAGACGGCCGGGCTCACCGACGTCACGCCCCACGAGTTCACCGAGGCGATCGAGGAGGACACCGACCCGCCTGCCGCGGTGCTCCAGCAGACGCTCGCCCTCTTCTCCGGTGACCCGGTGCGCGCGCTCATCGTCAACGCGCAGACCGAGACCCCCAGCACCGACCAGGTTCGCGGCGCGGCGCAAACTGCACGGGTGCCCGTCGTCGAGATGACCGAGACCCTTCCCGAGGGTGCCACGGACTACGTCGCGTGGATGGGCGGGCAGATCGACGCCCTCGCCGGCGCTCTCGGAACGCCCCCATCCGGAAGCTGA
- a CDS encoding metal ABC transporter ATP-binding protein produces MAAPPTTPPDVSTLPVTTPAVSLRGARVSFDDRTLWDGLDLDVAPGEFVTVLGPNGSGKTTLVRVLLGLLPLSAGEVRIAGRPPRRGSPSIGYVPQQKALDPDLPLRGRDLVGLGLDGHRLGIGFRGRRERRERVDAALAAVGGTAYADAPVGRLSGGEQQRLRVAQALVGGPDVLLCDEPLLSLDLSHQRTVTRLIDERRRAARTAVLFVTHEINPVLPLVDRVLYLVNGRFRIGPPEEVMTSEVLSELYRTRVDVLRVRGRLVVVGAEDHGEHCHEESA; encoded by the coding sequence ATGGCCGCCCCTCCCACCACACCCCCGGACGTCTCGACACTCCCCGTCACCACGCCCGCGGTGTCGCTGCGCGGCGCGCGGGTGAGCTTCGACGACCGCACGCTGTGGGACGGGCTGGACCTCGACGTCGCACCCGGCGAGTTCGTCACGGTGCTCGGGCCCAACGGCTCCGGCAAGACCACGCTGGTGCGCGTGCTGCTCGGCCTGCTCCCGCTCTCCGCGGGCGAGGTGCGGATCGCGGGCCGGCCGCCGCGGCGGGGAAGCCCGAGCATCGGCTACGTCCCGCAGCAGAAGGCCCTCGACCCCGACCTGCCGCTCCGCGGCCGCGACCTCGTCGGGCTCGGGCTCGACGGCCACCGCCTCGGCATCGGGTTCCGGGGGCGACGGGAGCGCCGCGAGCGGGTGGACGCCGCGCTCGCCGCCGTAGGGGGCACCGCATACGCCGACGCGCCCGTCGGGCGGCTCTCCGGCGGCGAGCAGCAGCGGCTCCGCGTGGCCCAGGCGCTCGTCGGCGGGCCGGACGTGCTGCTGTGCGACGAGCCGCTGCTCTCGCTCGACCTGTCCCACCAGCGCACGGTCACCCGCCTCATCGACGAGCGGCGCCGAGCCGCCCGCACGGCCGTCCTGTTCGTCACGCACGAGATCAACCCCGTGCTCCCGCTCGTCGACCGCGTGCTCTACCTCGTCAACGGCCGGTTCCGGATCGGCCCGCCCGAGGAGGTCATGACCTCCGAGGTGCTCTCGGAGCTCTACCGCACGCGGGTGGACGTACTGCGGGTCCGCGGGCGGCTGGTCGTCGTCGGGGCCGAGGACCACGGCGAGCACTGCCACGAGGAGTCGGCATGA
- a CDS encoding metal ABC transporter permease, with translation MTDLLGKLFSFEGIGDLLQVHFVQSALIACAVLGLVAGVLAPLIVSRGMSFAVHGTAELSFTGGAAALLTGVGVEFGAVAGAVVAALVFGLLGLRQRERDSVIGVVLAFGLGLGVLMLALYPGRASNKFGLLTGSIVAVDTTNITVLGTVSVIVIGALAVLYRPLLFASVDPDVALARGVPVRMLSLVFAVLIGLTTALVVPIVGAILVLTVMIVPGAAAARVTANPVMATVLAVVFAETALLGGILLSLAPGLPISGYVATIAFLIYVACRVVGRRSRAVVTA, from the coding sequence ATGACCGACCTCCTCGGCAAGCTGTTCTCGTTCGAGGGCATCGGCGACCTGCTCCAGGTGCACTTCGTGCAGTCCGCGCTGATCGCGTGCGCCGTGCTCGGGCTGGTGGCGGGTGTGCTGGCTCCGCTGATCGTCTCCCGCGGGATGTCCTTCGCCGTGCACGGCACCGCGGAGCTCTCCTTCACGGGCGGTGCGGCTGCGCTCCTCACCGGCGTCGGTGTGGAGTTCGGCGCGGTCGCCGGGGCGGTGGTCGCAGCGCTCGTGTTCGGCCTCCTCGGACTGCGCCAGCGCGAGCGCGACTCGGTGATCGGCGTGGTGCTCGCCTTCGGCCTCGGCCTCGGGGTCCTGATGCTCGCGCTCTACCCCGGGCGCGCATCGAACAAGTTCGGGCTGCTCACCGGCTCGATCGTCGCGGTCGACACCACGAACATCACGGTGCTGGGCACCGTGTCGGTGATCGTGATCGGCGCGCTCGCCGTGCTGTACCGGCCGCTGCTGTTCGCCAGCGTGGATCCCGACGTCGCGCTCGCCCGCGGCGTACCGGTGCGGATGCTGTCGCTGGTGTTCGCCGTGCTGATCGGGCTCACCACCGCGCTCGTGGTGCCGATCGTCGGGGCGATCCTCGTGCTCACCGTGATGATCGTGCCCGGGGCGGCCGCTGCGCGCGTGACGGCCAACCCGGTGATGGCCACGGTTCTCGCGGTGGTCTTCGCCGAGACCGCCCTGCTCGGCGGGATCCTGCTCTCCCTCGCCCCCGGCCTGCCGATCTCCGGCTACGTGGCCACGATCGCGTTCCTGATCTACGTGGCCTGCCGGGTGGTCGGCCGCAGGAGCCGGGCCGTCGTCACCGCCTGA
- the rlmB gene encoding 23S rRNA (guanosine(2251)-2'-O)-methyltransferase RlmB: MAGNSKRRGAMRKEGTKKGMVVGSGGQRRRALQGKGPTPPAEMRPGHPAARRAARAVTAKAKQGGRAGDKRRPGDGETPETVLGRNPVVECLRAGVPATALHVALGTNADERVAEAVQLAADRGISILEVPRNDLDRMAGGALHQGLALQVPPYSYAHPDELLEAASESAEPGLIVALDGVTDPRNLGAVVRSVGAFGGHGVVVPQRRAAGMTAVAWRTSAGTAARVPVARATNLTRTLREYATAGFMIAGLDAEGSVSLDDFELATDPLVLVVGSEGKGLSRLVKQTCDVTVSIPLAGQVESLNASVAAGVVLAEVARQRRVRGA; encoded by the coding sequence ATGGCCGGCAATTCCAAGCGCCGCGGAGCGATGCGCAAGGAGGGCACCAAGAAGGGCATGGTCGTCGGGTCCGGCGGCCAGCGCCGCCGTGCGCTGCAGGGCAAGGGCCCGACGCCACCCGCCGAGATGCGCCCGGGCCACCCGGCCGCCCGGCGCGCCGCCCGGGCCGTCACCGCCAAGGCCAAGCAGGGCGGCCGCGCGGGCGACAAGCGGCGTCCCGGCGACGGTGAGACCCCGGAGACCGTGCTCGGGCGCAACCCGGTCGTGGAGTGCCTCCGGGCCGGCGTGCCCGCCACCGCGCTGCACGTGGCGCTGGGCACCAACGCCGACGAGCGCGTTGCCGAGGCCGTCCAGCTCGCCGCGGACCGGGGGATCTCGATCCTCGAGGTACCGCGGAACGATCTCGACCGGATGGCCGGTGGTGCGCTGCACCAGGGCCTCGCGCTGCAGGTGCCGCCGTACTCCTACGCACACCCGGACGAGCTGCTGGAGGCGGCGAGCGAGTCCGCCGAGCCGGGGCTCATCGTGGCCCTCGACGGCGTCACCGACCCGCGCAACCTCGGCGCCGTCGTGCGGTCGGTCGGGGCGTTCGGCGGGCACGGGGTGGTCGTGCCGCAGCGGCGGGCCGCCGGCATGACGGCCGTCGCGTGGCGCACGTCGGCCGGCACGGCCGCCCGCGTCCCGGTGGCCCGCGCCACCAACCTCACCCGCACGCTCCGCGAGTACGCCACGGCCGGCTTCATGATCGCCGGCCTCGACGCGGAGGGTTCGGTCTCGCTCGACGACTTCGAGCTGGCCACCGACCCGCTCGTGCTCGTGGTCGGCTCCGAGGGCAAGGGCCTGTCCCGGCTGGTGAAGCAGACCTGCGACGTCACGGTGTCGATCCCGCTCGCCGGGCAGGTCGAGTCGCTGAACGCCTCGGTGGCCGCGGGCGTCGTGCTGGCCGAGGTGGCCCGCCAGCGGCGCGTGCGCGGCGCCTGA